Part of the Methylomonas rapida genome is shown below.
GCGTGCTGGCCTGCGCGGTACCGAATTACGCTTCGTTTCTGGTCAAGTTGCTCGGTACCCGCGACAACGCCTGTCTGTGGGTGCCGGAACACGTCAATTATTTCACCGCGCAAGGCTTGCAAATCCTGCTGGAGCGCAAGGGCTTGCGGGTTGTTCGGACCGAGCAGGTCACCCGCATTCGCTACGACGCCTTATCCAGACGACTGGGGCTGACGGCTTGGCCGGCGGCGCTGCTCGACACACTCACCAAGTACCTGCAAAAACCCTTTGCCGGCTTGATGAATGCTTTGGGATTGGGCATTTACATCCATGTCTATGCCGTGAAAGTGATTGATAAACAGGTGTGAACCATTGAACAGCTTGACCGTAGTCATTTTAACGCTGAACGAGGCCGCCAATCTGACCCGGTGCCTGGCGGCGATTCCGCAACGTTACCCTGTCGTGATCTTGGATTCGGGGAGCAGCGATGACACGCTGTCGATCGCGGAAGGCCACGGCTGCAAGATTTATCAAAATCCTTGGCCCGGCTTTGCCGAGCAGCGCAATTTTGCGTTGAATCAATGCGATATCGATACACCGTGGGTGTTGTTCGTCGATGCCGACGAAATCTACCCGCAAGTCTTTTATCAGCATTTCGACAGTGGAATGCTGCAAACAGGAGAGATCGATGTGCTGATGGTGCCGTCCATCTTGTTTTTGCGCGGCAAACGCCTGCATCATGCGCCGGGTTATCCGATCTATCACCCGCGCCTGGTTCGGCGGGAAACGACCCGCTTCGTGCGTAATCATACGGGTCACGGCGAGGCCGTCATGGATAGTTGCCGCATCGGCTACACCGATATTCCCTATGATCATTACTTTTACGACGGCGAGATCATCCAGTGGATGCATAAGCATGTCGACAAAGCCGCTCAGGAAGTTCGGCTCAAACCGACCCAGGGCGCGTTGATGACGACCCG
Proteins encoded:
- a CDS encoding glycosyltransferase family 2 protein translates to MNSLTVVILTLNEAANLTRCLAAIPQRYPVVILDSGSSDDTLSIAEGHGCKIYQNPWPGFAEQRNFALNQCDIDTPWVLFVDADEIYPQVFYQHFDSGMLQTGEIDVLMVPSILFLRGKRLHHAPGYPIYHPRLVRRETTRFVRNHTGHGEAVMDSCRIGYTDIPYDHYFYDGEIIQWMHKHVDKAAQEVRLKPTQGALMTTRGRLSVMLGRSWSRILARFVYHYLLRGGFLDGAAGLEFTLMFTWYEASIYLQAKAAAQARGTA